A stretch of Fusarium poae strain DAOMC 252244 chromosome 2, whole genome shotgun sequence DNA encodes these proteins:
- a CDS encoding hypothetical protein (BUSCO:49998at5125) yields MPKANEYRCSVGGEWKGLDAFSKNQQKRGKLGDRKNSGMICMEHSQPVRSEITCTVCVRVRPIENYSITERKSDNPRCEQCVAWDVYQEHGVVPIQLATGHVSIEEPALRDYSAPTDTADFFEPEALPGAPISGPESLGLPPGETTNRAFLHVVGNNSPGIGNSETSAQVTTASYSETASVVNETKSTTSSRLPPHLRGRVADTSSVTSNKNADPLPELHTLLNKSLTMGNGSVAKSTTSTTTVGMTLPPHLQGKKKRAECSEVGGSTTGSISTATTLRKDQEEIIASRKINYNAWDSQGAHHRASKNPTEASSTASVTSSSSKTDQDPNLIGDWDNVPDLPVAQMPQTRGNSKWPKASELRFSQAELRLQERTLVRPN; encoded by the exons ATGCCTAAAGCCAACGAATATCGTTGCTCCGTTGGCGGCGAATGGAAGGGTCTTGATGCCTTCTCCAAGAATCAACAGAAGCGTGGAAAACTCGGTGACCGTAAGAACTCTGGCATGATCTGCATGGAGCACAGTCAGCCAGTTCGCTCTGAGATCACCTGCACCGTCTGTGTCAGGGTCAGACCCATCGAGAACTACTCTATCACCGAGCGCAAGTCCGACAACCCG CGTTGCGAACAATGTGTGGCTTGGGACGTATATCAAGAGCATGGTGTCGTTCCTATCCAGCTGGCTACCGGACATGTATCTATCGAGGAACCAGCACTCCGCGACTACTCTGCACCAACAGACACCGCCGACTTCTTCGAGCCTGAAGCTCTCCCCGGT GCCCCTATCTCCGGTCCCGAGAGTCTTGGTCTGCCGCCTGGTGAGACCACCAATAGGGCCTTCCTCCACGTCGTTGGCAATAACAGCCCAGGCATCGGCAACTCGGAGACCTCAGCTCAAGTAACCACAGCGTCATACTCGGAGACAGCTAGCGTCGTGAACGAGACCAAGTCAACCACATCAAGCCGTCTGCCTCCTCACCTTCGAGGCCGCGTCGCCGACACTTCATCGGTCACATCTAACAAGAATGCTGATCCCCTACCTGAGCTGCACACTCTTTTGAACAAGAGTCTGACAATGGGTAATGGCTCTGTTGCAAAGAGCACGACAAGCACCACGACTGTGGGAATGACTCTCCCTCCCCATCTTcagggcaagaagaagcgagCGGAATGCAGCGAAGTGGGAGGGAGCACCACTGGCAGTATTTCTACTGCCACCACCCTGCGAAAGGATCAAGAAGAGATCATCGCCTCCCGCAAGATTAACTACAATGCATGGGATTCCCAGGGTGCTCACCACAGAGCCTCCAAGAACCCTACCGAGGCCTCCAGCACCGCCTCCGTCACTTCGTCTTCTAGCAAGACTGACCAGGATCCCAACCTCATTGGCGACTGGGACAACGTCCCTGACCTTCCCGTTGCCCAGATGCCACAGACTCGTGGTAACAGCAAGTGGCCCAAGGCCAGCGAA CTCCGATTCTCCCAGGCCGAGCTCAGATTGCAAGAGCGAACGTTGGTGCGCCCAAACTAG
- a CDS encoding hypothetical protein (BUSCO:17873at5125) encodes MSWRASERLMDTIRHYARFPATGVSLRQMVQFGEKPSVGTLFRASQFLAEELPIRLAHRVQELDELPDGLNEMPSVIKVKDWYAQSFEEITQLPRPELPSDVKTRLMKPSKAIGRNAFRLPAATPNPSIDEGESDGWGGLQNNNGKNKGLTRRYFAVVDDTSDWPADLHLYNQRFAQTLHQIKRRHDGVVTTMAQGILEYKRRRQRMQIDSTIQSFLDRFYMSRIGIRMLIGQHIALTDQSHHRDPTYVGIICTKTNVQDLAQEAIENARFVCEDHYGLFEAPKVQLVCNPNLNFMYVPGHLSHMLFETLKNSLRAVVETHGMEKQAFPVTKVIVAEGKEDITIKISDEGGGIPRSAIPLVWTYMYTTVDRTPSLDPDFDKSDFKAPMAGFGYGLPISRLYARYFGGDLKLISMEGNYCEKQQQEEEEDGDQELRHAHEANDDDMPGGISRKQKRTGDLVI; translated from the exons ATGTCGTGGAGAGCTTCAGAGCGTCTGATGGACACCATCCGTCACTATGCTCGGTTTCCCGCCACCGGCGTCAGCTTGCGCCAGATGGTGCAGTTTGGCGAGAAACCCTCAGTTG GCACTCTATTCCGAGCTTCTCAATTCTTAGCCGAGGAACTTCCTATCCGTTTAGCTCATCGCGTGCAAGAACTCGACGAGCTTCCAGATGGCCTTAATGAGATGCCATCTGTAATCAAAGTTAAAGATTGGTACGCCCAATCGTTCGAG GAAATCACACAGCTACCTCGGCCAGAACTACCCTCGGATGTCAAAACTCGTCTCATGAAACCAAGCAAAGCTATCGGTCGCAATGCTTTCCGTCTTCCCGCCGCAACCCCCAATCCATCCATTGACGAGGGCGAGTCCGACGGTTGGGGCGGTCTCCAAAACAACAATGGCAAGAACAAGGGCCTCACGCGCCGAtactttgctgttgttgacgaCACAAGCGACTGGCCagccgatcttcacctgtaCAACCAACGTTTCGCCCAGACTCTGCACCAAATCAAGCGCCGACACGATGGCGTCGTCACCACCATGGCTCAAGGCATACTCGAATACAAGCGCCGTCGCCAGCGCATGCAAATTGACAGCACCATCCAATCGTTCCTCGACCGCTTCTACATGTCCCGTATCGGTATCCGTATGCTCATCGGCCAGCACATTGCCTTGACTGACCAGAGCCATCATCGCGACCCCACCTATGTCGGTATCATCTGCACAAAGACCAACGTCCAGGATCTAGCCCAGGAAGCCATTGAGAATGCCCGTTTTGTCTGCGAGGATCACTACGGTCTTTTCGAAGCCCCCAAGGTCCAGCTCGTCTGTAACCCCAACCTCAACTTTATGTACGTCCCCGGCCATCTGTCGCACATGCTCTTCGAGACCCTCAAGAACTCGCTGCGCGCCGTCGTCGAGACCCACGGCATGGAGAAGCAGGCTTTCCCTGTTACAAAGGTTATCGTCGCCGAGGGCAAAGAGGACATCACCATCAAGATTTCTGACGAGGGCGGCGGTATTCCTCGAAGCGCCATTCCTCTTGTTTGGACTTATATGTACACCACTGTCGACCGCACACCGAGCCTAGATCCCGATTTTGACAAGAGCGACTTCAAGGCCCCAATGGCCGGTTTTGGCTATGGATTGCCCATCTCACGTTTATACGCCCGCTACTTTGGTGGTGACTTGAAACTCATCAGCATGGAAGG CAACTATTGCGAGAAACAacagcaggaggaggaagaagatggcgatcAAGAACTACGACATGCCCACGAGGCTAACGACGACGATATGCCCGGAGGAATATCACGCAAACAGAAACGCACAGGAGATTTGGTTATTTGA